Proteins encoded within one genomic window of Amorphoplanes friuliensis DSM 7358:
- a CDS encoding cellulose-binding domain-containing protein → MLIKLAAAGALLIGAVLVAVTPAAAATACDVTYTANQWSTGFTADVKVTNNGAPVSGWVVTWSFPGNQQVSNGWNAQVTQSGSAVTATAPSYNPSLGTGASASFGFQASYSGTNTAPATFALNGVRCNGEAPPTSVPPTSVPPTSVPPTSPPPTPVGCGAGARCDGFEGTQADWTVTTPDCSGAGKTAYDTAVTHSGSTSLRVDGAAGYCNHVFVRNTALLPAGASALFVRYWVRHTTALPASHITMVALRDVNDGNRDLRFGGQNGALQWNRASDDATLPEQSPAGVALSAPLPVGQWNCVEFKVDGSNGTMETWLNGTSVPGLLQDGVPTHDIDGQWLNRTYRPALSDLKLGWESYGEGADALWYDDVAVGTARVGC, encoded by the coding sequence GTGCTGATCAAGCTGGCGGCGGCCGGCGCGCTGCTGATCGGCGCGGTGCTCGTCGCCGTGACCCCGGCCGCTGCCGCCACCGCCTGCGACGTCACCTACACGGCGAACCAGTGGAGCACCGGCTTCACCGCGGACGTGAAGGTGACCAACAACGGCGCGCCCGTCTCCGGCTGGGTGGTCACCTGGAGCTTCCCGGGCAACCAGCAGGTCAGCAACGGCTGGAACGCGCAAGTCACCCAGTCCGGCAGTGCGGTGACGGCAACCGCGCCGTCGTACAACCCGAGTCTGGGTACGGGTGCGTCGGCGTCGTTCGGCTTCCAGGCGTCGTACTCGGGCACCAACACGGCACCGGCGACGTTCGCGCTGAACGGCGTCCGGTGCAACGGCGAGGCGCCGCCGACCTCGGTCCCGCCAACGTCGGTCCCGCCGACTTCTGTTCCGCCCACCTCCCCGCCGCCCACGCCGGTGGGCTGCGGGGCGGGCGCCCGGTGTGACGGCTTCGAGGGGACGCAGGCCGACTGGACCGTCACGACACCGGACTGTTCCGGAGCCGGCAAGACGGCGTACGACACCGCGGTCACGCACAGCGGCAGCACGTCCTTGCGCGTCGACGGCGCGGCTGGTTATTGCAACCACGTCTTCGTCCGCAACACCGCATTGCTGCCCGCGGGGGCTTCGGCGTTGTTCGTGCGCTACTGGGTGCGCCACACCACCGCCCTGCCCGCGTCGCACATCACCATGGTCGCCCTGCGCGACGTGAACGACGGCAACCGGGACCTGCGCTTCGGCGGCCAGAACGGCGCCCTGCAATGGAACCGCGCCTCGGACGACGCGACCCTGCCCGAGCAGAGCCCGGCGGGCGTGGCGTTGTCGGCGCCGCTTCCGGTCGGTCAGTGGAACTGCGTCGAGTTCAAGGTCGACGGCAGCAACGGCACGATGGAGACCTGGCTGAACGGTACGTCGGTGCCGGGCCTGCTCCAGGACGGTGTGCCGACGCACGACATCGACGGCCAGTGGCTCAACCGCACGTACCGTCCCGCCCTGTCCGACCTCAAACTCGGCTGGGAAAGCTACGGCGAGGGCGCCGACGCCCTCTGGTACGACGACGTGGCTGTCGGAACGGCCCGCGTCGGCTGCTGA
- a CDS encoding glycoside hydrolase family 6 protein, producing MRLRSLATAGVVVATTAVLWPGTASAAESPYYVDPQTSAARWVAANPGDSRAAVIRDRVASVPQGRWFTANNTATVAAEVDAYVGAAAALGKTPIMVVYNIPNRDCSGASSGGLANHTAYRQWVDQVAAGLKGRAAAIILEPDVLPLMTSCQTAAQQAEVYASMAYAGKKFKAASSAARVYFDAGHSAWLTPSEMAARLVRADIANSADGISVNVSNYRTNAESIPYIKNVIAATGVSRLKGVIDTSRNGNGPAGSEWCDPAGRAIGIPSTNAVSDPILDAYLWIKLPGEADGCIAGAGQFVPQRAYDLAIAAGPVTPPPSGPTTPPPSTPPATTPPPTTPPPTGAACSVSYSANAWSNGFTADVRITNNGPALTAWTLTFTVPSNVTLASGWSGTWSQSGSTLTVRNASWNGNLATGASTGTGFQASFSGAAPANPTAFTLNGVAC from the coding sequence ATGCGCTTGAGAAGCCTCGCCACTGCCGGCGTGGTGGTCGCCACCACCGCCGTGCTCTGGCCCGGAACAGCCTCCGCTGCCGAGTCCCCCTACTACGTCGACCCGCAGACCAGCGCGGCCAGGTGGGTTGCCGCGAACCCCGGTGACTCGCGTGCTGCCGTGATCCGCGACCGGGTGGCCAGCGTTCCCCAGGGCCGCTGGTTCACCGCGAACAACACCGCGACGGTCGCTGCCGAGGTCGACGCGTACGTCGGTGCGGCCGCCGCCCTCGGCAAGACGCCGATCATGGTCGTCTACAACATCCCCAACCGCGACTGCAGCGGCGCCAGCTCCGGCGGTCTGGCCAACCACACCGCGTACCGGCAGTGGGTGGACCAGGTCGCCGCCGGGCTGAAGGGCCGGGCGGCCGCGATCATCCTCGAGCCCGACGTGCTGCCTCTGATGACCAGCTGCCAGACCGCGGCGCAGCAGGCCGAGGTGTACGCCTCGATGGCGTACGCGGGCAAGAAGTTCAAGGCCGCCTCGAGTGCCGCCAGGGTCTACTTCGACGCCGGTCACTCGGCCTGGCTGACCCCGTCGGAGATGGCTGCGCGGCTGGTTCGCGCGGACATCGCCAACAGCGCCGACGGCATCTCGGTGAACGTGTCGAACTACCGCACCAACGCGGAGTCGATCCCGTACATCAAGAACGTCATCGCTGCGACCGGTGTCAGCCGCCTCAAGGGTGTCATCGACACGAGCCGCAACGGCAACGGTCCCGCGGGCAGCGAGTGGTGCGACCCGGCGGGCCGCGCGATCGGCATCCCCAGCACGAACGCCGTGTCCGACCCGATCCTGGACGCGTACCTGTGGATCAAGCTGCCGGGTGAGGCCGACGGCTGCATCGCCGGCGCCGGGCAGTTCGTGCCGCAGCGCGCCTACGACCTGGCGATCGCGGCGGGCCCGGTGACGCCGCCGCCGTCCGGCCCCACCACGCCGCCGCCGTCCACGCCGCCGGCCACGACCCCGCCGCCGACGACCCCGCCGCCCACCGGTGCCGCCTGCTCGGTCAGCTACTCCGCCAACGCGTGGTCGAACGGGTTCACCGCCGACGTGCGGATCACCAACAACGGCCCGGCGCTGACCGCCTGGACGCTCACCTTCACCGTGCCGTCGAACGTGACCCTGGCCAGCGGCTGGAGCGGCACGTGGTCACAGTCCGGCAGCACCCTCACCGTGCGCAACGCCTCCTGGAACGGCAACCTCGCCACCGGTGCCAGCACCGGCACGGGCTTCCAGGCCAGCTTCAGCGGTGCCGCCCCGGCCAATCCCACGGCCTTCACGCTGAACGGTGTCGCGTGCTGA
- a CDS encoding MSMEG_0570 family nitrogen starvation response protein, with translation MPERYVVVRWPDGPSLRIYSPSTVVEDYFRAGELYPVGDFVRRSREALTIASDRVLAAYGFPCANAARSMAVIADHARSFPTGDVLVEGIES, from the coding sequence ATGCCGGAACGGTATGTGGTGGTGCGCTGGCCCGACGGGCCGTCGTTGCGGATCTACTCACCCTCGACAGTGGTCGAGGACTACTTCCGGGCCGGGGAGCTGTACCCGGTCGGCGACTTCGTCCGGCGCAGCCGCGAGGCGCTCACGATCGCCAGCGACCGGGTGCTCGCGGCGTACGGGTTCCCGTGTGCGAACGCCGCCCGGTCGATGGCCGTGATCGCCGATCATGCCCGCAGTTTTCCCACGGGTGACGTCCTCGTCGAGGGGATCGAGTCGTGA